Genomic DNA from Hordeum vulgare subsp. vulgare chromosome 2H, MorexV3_pseudomolecules_assembly, whole genome shotgun sequence:
ATGCTTCACTTTTTTACAGGTAATAAGGTTGTCATATAGGCGAAAAATATGATATGACAAGCTAATTAATAAGAAAGAGGTGAGTGTGATGATCGTAGAAAGAAACATTGCTAAACGCGTGAACGTAGGCAAAACACTTAAATAAAAGGAGCCTAACAATGCATGAACAATTTCAGTTACAAAATCATTAAATGAAGAATGCTTAGTAACAATAAGTGAAGCACCAATTTGTTGGGGGCTTAAGTTGCTATTCTTTTAATGTGCTTAGCACCTCATGTAAGCACATTTGCCTTGAAATAGGCCTTAGTTCCCACCCTTAGGAGAAGTGCAATTAATCTCACGTTTCTAAATACTTAAGCCACTTACAGTTTTGAAATTTCTATTATTTCTTGGATACCCAACacatccggacggagggagtacaatgttTTCTATAATGTGCGCGCATTGCATCAAACACTTTACATGCATTAAACAATCTAAAGTGGGAGAAACATATCTAGTAACATAGATGACAACTAATCGAAAAATATGACGTGGTGGCTAATTAATGAGAATTGAGAGAAATTGAGTAACATAACTAGCTACTCATACTACGAGTAACATCAAGAGACCAACACAAGATGAATCTATAAGGTAATAAATAAAAGACAGTGCATGTTACTACCCCTATGTTACTACCCACTATGGaggtagtaacttagactagtaacatatgcatgttacTCACTccttaaactaatataagagcatttagaataCTACTTTAATAatataaatgctcttatattagtttacagagggagtattactCTATGTTACTTCTCATCGTGGATAGTCTTACAATAAGGAATACTATCAATCACAACGACGATAGACCATGAATTAAAAAAAAATAGTGTGTGTTGCATCGAACACTTGACATGCATATTACATGGTTGCATCGAACACTTGACATGCATGTTCCATAGGGGATGGGggtttagggcatctccaacgcgGACCTTGAAACTACTCACAACCATCTGGACTATGCACCTTTTTGTAAATCGAAGACAAATGTGGGGGTTGggggacggggggggggggccttGGGGCGCCCGGACCACAACCACACCCATTTATGACTGCTCTGACCCACCCAAAATCTGACCCCTCACACGCACGTGTTCCCGTCCAACGCGAGTTACCCATGTCCATGCTGATGTAGAGTGGCCGTTGCGCATCGATGCCGGTCCGTGACCTCTCACTCGCACCGACATTGAAATGGTGCGTCGGCCAAAAGAGCACCGCCCGCTACATGCCCGAGTGAATACACCTCCTCGCCGCATTGAAACACCTCTATTGAactcgtgtgtgtgtgtgtgtgtgctgagaAACCTACTTCGGCCACCTGTCCGTCCATTTGCCGCCCATCATTAACCACTTCGTGACGGCACATTGCCATCCACCCTCTATATAAACTCCAGCCTAGGCCATAGTCGTATTCATTCTGCTCCGGCCCATTTCCCCTCTTCTACACCAAGCTCGTCATGTCTTCCTCGTGGTCCAAAGCCCCATGGGACAACCTTTCGTTCGAGCAGAAAAAGGAGATGGCCGCCATGGATGCTGGCTAGAAGGCAAACACAGTCTGACGATGACATCATGGAGGACGCGGGTGAGCACGAGCCGCTGTCACCCTCCTCGCTGGTGCAAGCCGGCATAACCATCATTGAGGCCATTGCCCACTACATGTACATCGGTACATGGTGCGGGAGGAGTGGGAGGCCAAGTTCCGACAAGCGCACGGCCGACCAGGCCTACAACCTCCACCTCCTCAATGAGCAGTTACATGCAGAGGAGCAACTCGCACTCGGCACTGCCATCACACCTTACTTAGACATGGCGGGGTAGGAGGCGCTCCTCGCATCCTAACGCCCCGACGGCGAATTTGGTCGTGCCTAGTAGCGGTACATCTAGCATCATCCGGAGTTAGAAGACACTTACAAGGAGTTTGATGAGGCAGCAGATGAGGTGCTCGGCAAGAGCGAGGATGAGGCCCACAACGCCAGCACCTCCACGACCACGAATACGACACATCCACGAGCGCCACCGATAATGAGGAAGAGTAGCTCATGGGAGGTCACGGGACCTCGTGTCCCATGAAGGCCACCGCTCCTCTActcccactactaggaaaagggctatagatgatatagatactaatggcgcaccacacaagcagtgcacCACTACTATATAATAGTgacgcaccatgtgaggtgtgccattagtgtggtggacactaatggcgcaccacacactcggtgcgccactactatatattttttattttttttgcaaaactactaatgatgcaccagcagctggtgcgccattagtaagcagggttactaatggcgcatgtgttagtagtgcgccactactataatttttttttgcaaactactaatggcgcaccacaactagtgcgccattagtaaccagtgttactaatggcgcatctgttggtggtgcgccactactattttttttttgcagaactactaatggcgcaccagaggaggtgcgccattagtaaccagggttactaatggcgcatatgtaggtggtgcgtcattagtaacatGGGAAAATCGACGCTTTCCTGCCCCTGTCCGCCACACACATGAAAATAGACCGCAAAAATAGACGCGCGTAGACGAAAATGGACCgccaaatgtttttttttcaaacccCCAAAACCGAGCCGTGCCCGTGTCATGCTCTGTGTTTCCTCGCCGAGCCGATCTGCTCCCCGCGCCACCGCCTGCTCCCCGTGCCGCCCACCGCACCTCCACCCACCGGCCACCCACCGCATCTCCACCTACCGGCCGCACCCTCCTCCGCGCCGCGCCCCCAGTCGCCGTCACCATGAGCTACCGTGAGCCGGCCCTCCCATcggcgccgccgcacctccctgtCAGCTAGGGTTGAGGTCGCCGCGCCCCTGACTGCTCCGCCGCGCCACCTTCCCTCCGTCGGCAggtacccccccccctctctctctctccctctctctctctctctctctgaccaTCCTATTTCTTCTTTCTTCACCAGATCCGGCTTCTCCGTCAGCACGGTGCTCTGGTGGATCTCCTCCTCGTCTGCAACATCAACAGCAGAAGGGCAGCAGCAGGACCGCCAAGCTCGCGAGCCACTGCTGGACGGCGGGGCTTGACGGTTTCCTCATCTACTGGGACTTTGCCACCACCGAGCTGGTGCGGAAGACATTCACGGAGCTCAAGACGGCCACCCGCAACTTCCGGCCCGACAGCGTGCTCGGCGAGGGCGGCTTCGGGTCCGTCTTCAAGGGCTGGGTCGACGAGACCACCTTCGCCCCCGCACGGCCCGGAACCGGCATGTTCATCGCCGTCAAGAAGCTCAACCAGGAGGGCTTCCAGGGCCACTGCGAGTGGCTGGTCAGTCTTcaccttctcttctcttctctgaATTACTCTGCTACTGAATATGTTCTGAACTTTCTGAATCTCTGCATTCAGAATCAGTGTGTTGTTCAAATTTCTAAATCCATTGTTACTGAATATGGCTTCTGAATGTGTTGTGCAGGCTGAAGTGAACTATCTTGGTCAGTTGTCGCACCCGAATCTTGTCAGGCTCGTCGGGTACTGCCTCGAGGACGAGCAGCGCCTCCTCGTCTACGAGTTCATGCCGCGAGGGAGCCTCGAGAACCATCTTTTCAGAAGTAATTACCAATGAACCGTCCTCTCTGCTTCATTGATCAGTTAACCACACCTAATTACTTGTTGAGGATGTTGGTGGTAACAAGTTTTGGTGAATGATGAATGCGAGAGGATCCTCGTGAGGTACGACAAGGTGTCCGACTGGTCCCTCAAGGCCAAGATGATGGGCAAGAAGGCCGCCGAGTCGGCGCGCATCTTCGTCGACGAGTGCGGCCTCGCTGGCCTGCTCACCCCGGCAAGTTGACTTAATAAGCTGTTCTGTAATTGCTTCGGTTGCTTTTGTGACTTGTTACACTCTCCGTTACTAGTTTAATGTCACATGACATCATAATAAGGAACTGAAGGAATTAAGGGAACACCTTGGCAACTCATTTCCAGTGAACCTCTGGTTTTAGTTTTCACCACACAATGTACTAATATATGCTGCCAAGACAATATGCCATGTTGCGCTGCCATGTTCTTATGTTGTATCATTATGCACTATCAAACCACTGcactgcctttgttgcaatttcAGGGTTGAAAATTTTGATGGAATTTATAAGATGCTTAATTCTAGTTGGTCTTTGTTCTATGAGGCAACACAGTGGTGAGGAAGAAACTTACAGTCTCATATGTGGgaaaagtaataaatcatatgaaTTTGTGTGCTTCTCAGGGTGTCATATCGGATATGCTGGTGTTGCTTGGTTGTCTTTACATGGAACATGATGATACGGAGAATTGGTGATAGCTGGTGCATTATGGTCTCTGCCAGTTAGATTATTCGTTTTAATGTATGGCTATGGGGTGAGAAAGGGCCAAGGAGTTTTGTGTGCAGTATGTTAACCTGATGATGACTTGCCGGTTTGATAAGGTTTTGTGCTATTTAATTTATTGCTGCTGATTCTGGTGTTCTGATTGTGTTAGTGATTTGCCTTGATGAAGATCAGATAGTGGCCTACCTGAGTTATATGAAACCTATTCGAGATTTATCAAAACATGTGTTGGTTTATGAATGCTATAACAAATCACGTACGTGTATTCTAGATAAAAGAAGCAACCAAGCTAGTAGCTTCATGGCATTTCAGCTCATATAGTTTTTTTATATAAGAGAGATTCTGCAGTTTAATAGAACACATCGTGAATAATTATGAATTTCCTTTTTTTAGGACTATTTGGTTTGATTGTATAGCACATGAGGGAGCATTTAATCTCTTGCGCAAAAACACCTTGCCCGAAAGAAATAATCGATATTGCCTCTGATACTACAACCCGATTTATCTCTGTTCTTGCAATAGGTTCTTTGCTCCTACCACATGATTTTTTGGCCTGCTATGGTCGTGTAATACATCCTGATGCTACATTCTCCGGCACCATAATTGGTTTGGCTGCCTACATGCTACCATTTCTAACTGCTGAATTCATAGCAGGTGGTTCGGTTACTACAGTCTCACAGACTAGTCGTGCTATCTTCAAAGTGGTTACTAATCGTAGTAAGTTTACTGAACATCCAAACAAGTACCCTGTTAAAGGCCACGAAATGTAAAAGTCAAGCAGCTATATGCCCTTGTGACATTTAACCTTTGTGCCATGTAATTTCTTTACATGCCCTTCTGATGTTTACTTTATTTTTCATGTAATACTGTAAATGTGCATTTGTTCATTTGTTGTCAATAATTTtatctttaatgaacttgtatgttactttggtttggacagtcgttcaacttatatataatcgatgctatttattagtaggaccatgagtcgtgctgttatagttgtaatattaaactttaatgaacttgtatgtctctgtgaattgctactaacgttttgtttggctagtgcatagagatatcgtcgtatgtcgtgtacaagggtaaggttcccgaagtctacgacgactgggaggagtgtcggagacaggttcaccgattcagcggtaacagttacaaagggtacaccacaagggcggaggcggaagttagatacgcgcgctatctagcgggagagaggagggagcgttggaggaaccggatgaagaccaatttcattgcgattatgctcatcgtgatggccgcagctctcttctatgtgatggtagtttagatggtcgatatcgacttgtaatgtgaagacaaactcgctactcgcggtctccggacttgtaatgttctaactttgttcggtattttaaattcggagactaatatgatgaattgtattcggagactaatcttctattgtattcgataaatctgttgtttaaatgttgtgctatctatattctgtgcaataatatattttgtaatctatgcaaatatcagaaaaaataaaataaatacctaatattcatactagtggcgcatcactcagcacactagtggtgCATCACTCAacacactagtgcgccattagtaagccagagcatatgggtaaatatggccctgggaggcatactaatggcgcaccataagctatactaatggcgcaccgagatctatactaatggcgcaccgggatctatactaatgacacaccaggatctatactaatgacgcactacttggtgcgtcattagtataccagatactaatggcgcaccatgagcaatactaatggcgcactacctggtgcgccattagtataccagatactaatggcgcacttgtggtgcaccattagtaaaaaaatctaatgacgTATTGCTAGTGGCGTATCTATAGTGCGTCATTAATagcaaaaataggtgcgccattagcaagccttttcctagtagtgtcccGTTGAAGCCAGGCTTGACGGGCGGAATATCGTTGACTGATTAGTCGCCCAGGCTACAGAGGTGGAGCTGGTGAGGTCAAGGCGGAACTGGAGAAGGCGAAGGCAACAAATGGAGCTTCACTTCCTGAGGGGCATGGCTTGACATGAGGAAGGGACGCCGCCGACCATTTATATTAGGTTTAGAATAGGGTTTAGTAAAAATATGTTCAAAATATAATAAATTTATCCGTTTTATATGAAATAAGCCGGTTTGCATGAATTCCGTCCACCTAGTTGAAAACCGGCTTGAAATGTATACGCACAGTGTTGGATTGCCATCTCCCGCATCCTTGTCCGGAACTAGTCTTACCCTGTATGCACACAAATACGATTGACAATTGAGGGTTAGCGTTGGAGATACTCATATCGGGAGATGGTGGTCGCCGACACACGAGGTAACAGAGGGGGACTCTGCTCCCCTGACTTACTACACAGTGCAGTGgggtcacagacaggtggggcaACCTTCTttcggacccacatgtcagtggtcCAACTGCACCCTGTAGTACATCAGAGGAGCCTCATCAACAGAGGGAGGGGCAGGGGTGTTTGGCCCAGACGAAGAGCCCGACTCTGCCGCTGGCACCTTAAGActagtggtggtggaggaggaggtcatgAGGCAGTGGCATCGGCCTCGGGGCTCAAATGGCGGTGGAAAAGGAGAGAAGAGGAACCACAGAGTGTCTGACGCGAGATCAGTGTTGGTGGATGACAAGGAGGAGTGGCCATCGTATGGCGTGAGGTCCGCAACGGATGAGACAATGGTAGATTGGGCAAAGAGCAGAGCTGGTGGTGCGTGGTGTTAGGAATTGGGGAAGGAACCATTCTTGTTAGATTTAGGGGAGAAAGCATTTGTATTTGATTTGGGATACGTAATCTCTTCtatgtaagagcatctctagcagacccgtgTATCGTCGACCTGCAAAAGTCATTTACAGTTTGTGAAAAAAGGTTTTGCGGACAGGCGTGGGCGACGACCGAGCAGACCCTGCAAACCTGCGAATATCCTTTTTCGCGCGCCCGGtttgcggggtctgctcggcTGTCGTCCGTCGCCGACCCACAAATCAGTTATTTGCACACATTTTATTTGCTTCTATATTTTCTTCAAAAGCATTGGATACATAATAATTCACCAAATCTTTGCTAAAATAGCAAGATCAAAGAAATCAAGAATCATAATTTGGCATTTTTGAAGATATCCAATTTTcataactactcctactagttggACCAACATCATCTTCTCCATGCATTCATTGTTGATCTGTGAATTCTTGATCTTACATTCTTCATTCATCGGCTTTGATTCTAAAGAATTAGACGTTGCTTCCCCTCTAATTTCTTTTCTAATTGCATATGCAGCCGCATCATTAGCCTGAATTATACTAAGGAATGCACGAACATTTATTAAGTTTCTTCCTATCAATAAATCGATATATTCTTCTTCCGAGTGTCAAAGTGAGCATTCACCTTCCTACACACATGAACATCTAATAAGCTACCAAAATTGAATCAAATAAGTTGACAAAGCCGAATGAAAACAAGAACATACCCCGTCGatattgcatttgaagaataccCATCTGAGGTGTTGCCGCGTGCTAGATGTGAGCCGCAACACTGTCTCTGTGCAGTCGTCGCACTGTATGAGTGGC
This window encodes:
- the LOC123428772 gene encoding probable serine/threonine-protein kinase PIX13; this encodes MLCVSSPSRSAPRATACSPCRPPHLHPPATHRISTYRPHPPPRRAPSRRHHELPLTILFLLSSPDPASPSARCSGGSPPRLQHQQQKGSSRTAKLASHCWTAGLDGFLIYWDFATTELVRKTFTELKTATRNFRPDSVLGEGGFGSVFKGWVDETTFAPARPGTGMFIAVKKLNQEGFQGHCEWLAEVNYLGQLSHPNLVRLVGYCLEDEQRLLVYEFMPRGSLENHLFRSNYQ